Proteins found in one Pelmatolapia mariae isolate MD_Pm_ZW linkage group LG7, Pm_UMD_F_2, whole genome shotgun sequence genomic segment:
- the edf1 gene encoding endothelial differentiation-related factor 1 homolog, with protein MAESDWDTVTVLRKKGPTAAQAKSKQAITSAQRRGEEVQTSKKWAAGQNKQHLVTKNTAKLDRETEELHHDRVPLEVGKVIQQGRQEKGLTQKDLATKINEKPQVIADYECGRAIPNNQVMGKIERAIGLKLRGKDIGQPLEPKTKKK; from the exons ATGGCAGAAAGCGACTGGGACACCGTAACTGTCTTGAGGAAGAAGGGGCCGACTGCTGCCCAGGCCAAATCCAAGCAG gcAATCACATCTGCTCAGAGACGTGGGGAGGAAGTTCAAACATCCAAGAAAT GGGCTGCAGGGCAGAACAAACAGCACCTTGTGACAAAAAATACAGCCAAACTGGACAGGGAGACAGAGGAGCTGCACCATGATAGGGTTCCTCTGGAGGTGGGCAAGGTCATTCAACAAGGCAGACAGGAAAAAGGCCTGACCCAGAAAGATCTAGCCACT AAAATTAATGAGAAGCCTCAAGTCATCGCTGACTATGAGTGCGGGAGAGCCATTCCCAACAACCAGGTCATGGGGAAAATAGAAAGAGCAATCG GACTGAAGCTACGTGGGAAGGATATTGGCCAACCCCTGGAgccaaaaaccaaaaagaaatgA